One genomic region from Lycorma delicatula isolate Av1 chromosome 1, ASM4794821v1, whole genome shotgun sequence encodes:
- the Non2 gene encoding upstream activation factor subunit spp27 homolog Non2 isoform X2, with protein MAEITKEELKKEITAILKDADLTTMSAKKVRQQVEEKLDCDLSSRKKEIDDIVMQCLKTSGKKGGSKKNGKGDDDEDEEEEDEEEEEEEEEEDDEDEKPKRAAKKPPQKRKKDSSEESGSDAEDKEDSEEEYSPSKKNKGKPKGKAAGKGRKKKGSDSDSDEDWGKGKKGSGGKKGGGKRGGGGYTKVCTLSAELAAVVGAEQMARHEVVKKIWSLIKEKNLYDPKNKQFAICNDEFLKVFGVKRFRIFGMMKFLKNHFVD; from the exons cAATCCTTAAGGATGCAGATCTCACAACAATGTCTGCAAAGAAGGTTCGCCAGCAAGTTGAGGAGAAACTGGATTGTGATCTCTCAAGCag gaaaaaGGAGATCGATGACATAGTTATGCAGTGTCTTAAAACATCTGGTAAAAAAGGAGGCAGTAAGAAAAATGGCAAAggtgatgatgatgaagatgaggAGGAGGAggatgaagaagaggaagaagaagaggaggaGGAAGACGATGAGGATGAAAAGCCGAAGAGGGCTGCCAAAAAACCACCTCAGAAACGAAAGAAGGACTCCAGTGAAGAGAGTGGCTCTGATGCT GAAGACAAAGAAGACAGTGAAGAAGAATATagtccttcaaaaaaaaataagggaaaaccAAAAGGTAAGGCTGCTGGTAAAGGGAGAAAGAAGAAGGGAAGTGATTCTGATTCTGATGAAGATtggggaaaggggaaaaagggATCTGGAGGAAAGAAAGGAGGA ggtaAAAGAGGTGGAGGAGGTTATACAAAAGTTTGCACTCTAAGTGCAGAACTGGCAGCAGTTGTTGGTGCAGAGCAAATGGCACGCCATGAAGTTGTGAAAAAGATATGGTCTCTTATTAAGGAGAAGAATTTGTATGATCCTAAGAATAAACAGTTTGCCATTTGTAATGATGAATTTCTTAAAGTATttg GTGTTAAACGCTTCCGAATTTTTGGCATGATGAAGTTCTTGAAGAACCACTTTGTCGACTAG
- the Non2 gene encoding upstream activation factor subunit spp27 homolog Non2 isoform X1 — translation MAEITKEELKKEITAILKDADLTTMSAKKVRQQVEEKLDCDLSSRKKEIDDIVMQCLKTSGKKGGSKKNGKGDDDEDEEEEDEEEEEEEEEEDDEDEKPKRAAKKPPQKRKKDSSEESGSDAEDKEDSEEEYSPSKKNKGKPKGKAAGKGRKKKGSDSDSDEDWGKGKKGSGGKKGGGKRGGGGYTKVCTLSAELAAVVGAEQMARHEVVKKIWSLIKEKNLYDPKNKQFAICNDEFLKVFATVTNILKIFHIEIYSSPRIELRFQCII, via the exons cAATCCTTAAGGATGCAGATCTCACAACAATGTCTGCAAAGAAGGTTCGCCAGCAAGTTGAGGAGAAACTGGATTGTGATCTCTCAAGCag gaaaaaGGAGATCGATGACATAGTTATGCAGTGTCTTAAAACATCTGGTAAAAAAGGAGGCAGTAAGAAAAATGGCAAAggtgatgatgatgaagatgaggAGGAGGAggatgaagaagaggaagaagaagaggaggaGGAAGACGATGAGGATGAAAAGCCGAAGAGGGCTGCCAAAAAACCACCTCAGAAACGAAAGAAGGACTCCAGTGAAGAGAGTGGCTCTGATGCT GAAGACAAAGAAGACAGTGAAGAAGAATATagtccttcaaaaaaaaataagggaaaaccAAAAGGTAAGGCTGCTGGTAAAGGGAGAAAGAAGAAGGGAAGTGATTCTGATTCTGATGAAGATtggggaaaggggaaaaagggATCTGGAGGAAAGAAAGGAGGA ggtaAAAGAGGTGGAGGAGGTTATACAAAAGTTTGCACTCTAAGTGCAGAACTGGCAGCAGTTGTTGGTGCAGAGCAAATGGCACGCCATGAAGTTGTGAAAAAGATATGGTCTCTTATTAAGGAGAAGAATTTGTATGATCCTAAGAATAAACAGTTTGCCATTTGTAATGATGAATTTCTTAAAGTATttg ctACTGTGacaaatattttgaagatttttcatATAGAGATTTACTCAAGTCCCAGGATTGAGTTAAGATTTCagtgcattatttaa